In Streptomyces sp. NBC_01381, the sequence TTACTGCCTGTCCGAGGCCGGCATCACCCTGGCCGACGTTGACGAGATCGCCATCGCCTTCAACCCGGCCTGGCCTACGCCGAGCGACATCTGCACGGACGCCGAGCTGATCACCGAACTCCTCGCCCCCGCTCTGTTCGGCCACCACCGGCCCCGGCAGGTCACCGTGGTCGAGCGCCACCTCGCGCACGCCGCCTCCGCCTTCCACCCCAGCGGCTTCGACGAGGCCGCCGTCCTGGTGGTCGACGGCTCTGGCGACGGCGTCTCCGCCACCATTGCCCACGGCACCGCCGACGGACTGAAGGTCCTGCGCCAGTTCCCGTTCAGCCAGTCGCTGGGCTGGTTCTACGAGACCGTCGCCGAACACCTCGGACTCGGCAACTGGACCAGCTCCGGCAGGCTCATGGGCCTGGCCGGCTACGGCAACCCCGACCGCTACACCCTCGACTTCCTCACCGCCCGCGCTGGCGGCTCGTCGAGAAGGAGCTGAGCGACGTCATCGTGACGGCCGCAGTGGCACTTGCCACCATCAGCCCGGACCCGGAGAAGGCGCTCGCCGGCTGTGTCCAGGGCCTGCTGGCGCGCCTCAGCCTCGACTGACCCGGGCCGGTCGCCACGCAGAAGGGCCCGCACGGACGTGCGGGCCCTTCCGCGTCATCCCCTACTTTGCCGACGCACACGTCCTAGTGGGGTGTATCCCGCTTCCCCGGTGGGAGATGAGTGGGAGACAAGTGGGAGATGATCATGGCGTGGTGCTGCAATCAGGCGCTAGGAAATGCTCGACAGCGCTACCTGTGGGCCCGGTTTCAGCCGCCGGATTCGCCCGCGTGCGGGCTCAGCACACCGGCTCCCACCAGCACGAACAGCAGGATGCCGAGCAGGATCCGGTAGATCACGAAGGGCATGAAGGACTTCGTCGTAATGAACTTCATGAACCACGCGATCACCGCGTAGCCCACCACGAAGGCGATGATCGTCGCGAAGATCGTCGGGCCCCACGACACGTGACCGCCCTCGCCCGCGTCCTTCAGCTCGAAGGCGCCGGAGGCCAGGACGGCCGGGATGGCGAGCAGGAACGAGTAGCGGGCCGCGGCCTCGCGGGTGTAGCCCATCAGGAGGCCGCCGCTGATCGTGGCGCCGGAGCGGGAGACGCCGGGGATGAGGGCCATGGCCTGGCAGACGCCGAAGATCAGGCCGTCGCGTACGCCCAGTTCCTTCAGGCTCTTGCGTTCCTTCACGGCACGGTGCTTGCCGCCGGTCTCGTCGCGGGCCGCGAGGCGGTCGGCGATGCCGAGGACGATGCCCATGACGATGAGGGTCGTGGCGATCAGGCGCAGATCACGGAAGGGGCCCTCGATCTGGTCCTTGAACGTGACGCCGAGCACCCCGATCGGGATCGAGCCGACGATGACGAGCCAGCCCATCTGCGCGTCGTGGTCGGAGCGCGGCACCTTGCCGAAGAGGGAGCCGAACCACGCCGTGATGATCCGGCCGATGTCCTTGCGGAAGTAGATCAGCACGGCGGCCTCGGTGCCGATCTGGGTGATCGCGGTGAACGCGGCCCCCGGATCGTGCCAGCCCGCGAACGCCGCGGTCAGCCGCAGATGCGCGCTGGACGAGATCGGGAGGAACTCGGTCAGTCCCTGGACGAGCCCGAGGATGAAGGATTCAAGCCAAGACATGGAAACTGCGCCGTCCAAGTACTGATCATGGGCTGCGGGTGCGGTCAGGTGCGTGCGTCGGATGAAGGGGGATGCGGGCGGTGCGTGAGCGAGGGGTGATCACGCCCTTGCCGTGGGGCAGCGTAGCGTCACTTGGTTAAGCGGCTTCCGTCGGACCCTTCGTCGTCCAGCCCGGTGCCTGCGGGTGCGCGGTGAGGTCGTCGTGGCGGACCCGGTCGCCGCAGGCGTGGCAGGTCACGACCGGGAGCATCTCGTGGCCGCAGACGTGCTCGATGACCATCGGGCGGTCGTCGTCCTTGCGCAGGTGGCGGTCGCCCCAGGCCATCAGGGTCATCAGGACCGGTTCGAGTTCGAGGCCGGCCTGCGTGGGGCGGTAGTGGAAGCGCTGTGGGCGCTCGCTGTAGGGGATCTTCTCCAGGACGCCCGCGTCCACCAGGCGGCGCAGGCGGGTGGCGAGGACGTCGCGCGGGGCGCCGATGTTGCGCACCAGCTGGTCGAAGCGTCCATTGCCGAGGCAGACCTCGCGCAGGACGAGCAGGGAGTACTTCTCGCCGACGAGGGCGAGGGCGTCGGCGATCGAGCAGGGGCGCGCATCCTTCATGCCGGGCAGTCTAGGGGGATCGAAGGAGAGGGTTTGAATTTCCAACTCACAAGGCTATGGTGAGTTCAGATTTCCTACTCACTGGTAATCGCCCTGGGGGAGTGCCGTTCCGTGCCCCTCCACGGCGCCCTAGGAGGACCGCACCATGCGTGACGCCGTCATCGTCGAAGCCGTACGCACCCCGGTCGGCAAGGGCAAGCCCAACGGCTCCCTCGCCCACATCCACCCGGTCGAGCTCCTCGCCCACACCCTGCGCAGCCTCGTGGAGCGCAGCGGTGTAGACCCGGCCCGCATCGACGACGTGATCGGCGGCTGCGTCGACCAGGTCGCCGAGCAGGCCATGAACACCACCCGGTACGCCGTCCTGTCCGCCGGCTTCCCGGAGTCGGTGCCCGCCACCACCGTGGACCGCCAGTGCGGTTCCTCCCAGCAGGCCGTGCACTTCGCCGCTCAGGGCGTCATCTCAGGTGCGTACGACATGGCCGTCGCCTGTGGTGTGGAGTCGATGAGCCGCGTACCGATGTGGTCGAACGTCCCTGCGGGCGCCGACCCCTTCGGACCTGGTGTCGCCGAGCGCTTCCCCGAAGGGCTCGTCCCGCAGGGCATCAGCGCCGAACTCATCGCCGCCAAGTGGTCGATCGGGCGTGAGCGGATGGACGCCTTCGCGACGACGTCGCACCAGCGTGCCGCGCGGGCCTGGGACGACGGCCTCTTCGACGCGGAGGTCGCCCCGATCGAGGGCGTCACCCGCGACGAGTCCGTACGTCCGGCCACCACTCCGGAGATCCTCGCCGGCCTGAAGCTGGCTTACGAAGACGCGGTTTTTGGTGAGCGCTTCCCGCAGATCGACTGGTCCGTCACTGCGGGCAACACCAGTCCGATCAATGACGGGGCGTCCGCCGTTCTCATCACCACCAGCGAGAACGCGGCGCGGCTCGGGCTGCGCCCGCTGGCCCGGCTGCACAGCTTCGCCGTCACCGGGTCCGATCCGCTCCTCATGC encodes:
- a CDS encoding undecaprenyl-diphosphate phosphatase codes for the protein MSWLESFILGLVQGLTEFLPISSSAHLRLTAAFAGWHDPGAAFTAITQIGTEAAVLIYFRKDIGRIITAWFGSLFGKVPRSDHDAQMGWLVIVGSIPIGVLGVTFKDQIEGPFRDLRLIATTLIVMGIVLGIADRLAARDETGGKHRAVKERKSLKELGVRDGLIFGVCQAMALIPGVSRSGATISGGLLMGYTREAAARYSFLLAIPAVLASGAFELKDAGEGGHVSWGPTIFATIIAFVVGYAVIAWFMKFITTKSFMPFVIYRILLGILLFVLVGAGVLSPHAGESGG
- a CDS encoding helix-turn-helix domain-containing protein; translated protein: MPGMKDARPCSIADALALVGEKYSLLVLREVCLGNGRFDQLVRNIGAPRDVLATRLRRLVDAGVLEKIPYSERPQRFHYRPTQAGLELEPVLMTLMAWGDRHLRKDDDRPMVIEHVCGHEMLPVVTCHACGDRVRHDDLTAHPQAPGWTTKGPTEAA
- a CDS encoding carbamoyltransferase N-terminal domain-containing protein, whose protein sequence is MVAFAEEERFSRRKHHKDSRSCAVAAAYCLSEAGITLADVDEIAIAFNPAWPTPSDICTDAELITELLAPALFGHHRPRQVTVVERHLAHAASAFHPSGFDEAAVLVVDGSGDGVSATIAHGTADGLKVLRQFPFSQSLGWFYETVAEHLGLGNWTSSGRLMGLAGYGNPDRYTLDFLTARAGGSSRRS
- a CDS encoding thiolase family protein gives rise to the protein MRDAVIVEAVRTPVGKGKPNGSLAHIHPVELLAHTLRSLVERSGVDPARIDDVIGGCVDQVAEQAMNTTRYAVLSAGFPESVPATTVDRQCGSSQQAVHFAAQGVISGAYDMAVACGVESMSRVPMWSNVPAGADPFGPGVAERFPEGLVPQGISAELIAAKWSIGRERMDAFATTSHQRAARAWDDGLFDAEVAPIEGVTRDESVRPATTPEILAGLKLAYEDAVFGERFPQIDWSVTAGNTSPINDGASAVLITTSENAARLGLRPLARLHSFAVTGSDPLLMLTGVLPATEKVLRNASLSLDDIDLFEVNEAFASVVLAWLQETGVDPEKVNVHGGAISLGHPLGASGTRLMTTLVHAMRVRGARFGLQTMCEAGGLANATILEAL